A region from the Onychomys torridus chromosome 22, mOncTor1.1, whole genome shotgun sequence genome encodes:
- the LOC118572708 gene encoding 40S ribosomal protein S24-like, translated as MTNHLLQRKQMVIVVLHPGKATVPKTEIREKLAKMYKTTPDVIFVFGFRTHFGGGKTTGFSMIYDSLDYAKKNHRLARHGLYEKKKTSWKQRKEHKNRMKKVRGLAKANVVAGKK; from the coding sequence ATGACTAACCATCTGCTTCAGAGGAAACAGATGGTTATTGTTGTCCTTCACCCTGGTAAGGCAACAGTACCAAAGACTGAAATTCGGGAGAAGCTAGCCAAAATGTACAAAACCACACCAGATGTCATCTTTGTGTTCGGATTCAGGACTCACTTTGGTGGCGGCAAAACAACTGGTTTCAGCATGATCTATGATTCTCTAGATTATGCTAAGAAGAATCACAGACTGGCAAGACATGGCCTCTATGAGAAGAAGAAGACCTCCTGGAAACAGAGGAAGGAGCACAAGAACAGAATGAAGAAGGTCAGGGGTTTGGCAAAGGCCAATGTTGTTGCTGGCAAAAAGTGA